TCTGGAGGGTTCATGCCTTTTGGCCTGACTGGGATTCTCCGTGGTACAGCAACATGTTTCTTCGCCTTCATTGGGTTCGACTGTATTGCGAGTACAGGTGAGTAGTAGTCCCTCTGTCCTATAAAAAGCATATACATGTAGGGCTGGTGGAGGGTTAGCCTGCTTTTGGGAGCATAGGCGAGGAGTGGATGTGTGTTGTGGCCTGTGAGTGCTTCTGAATCAAGGTCTGTTGCATCCCTGCAGGGGAAGAGGCCCGTTGTCCCCAGCGTTCCATCCCATTGGGCATCGTGACCTCACTCTTCATTTGCTTTCTGATGTATTTTGGTGTTTCGGCGGCACTCACCCTCATGATGCCCTACTACCAGATTAACATCAACAGCCCCTTGCCCCAGGCATTTATCCACGTTGGATGGGATCCTGCTCGCTATGCAGTAGCTGTGGGAACCTTATGTGCCCTTTCATCCAGGTTGGTATCAAAGGTTTTTCTCATTTGCTGCTAGATTCTCAGCTGCCTCAACCTTtcaaatagagagaagagagggaggggaaatgtcaTACATGGCTAAAGGAGCAGGGCCTGCTCGTTGACACTCTCTGGAGTCTCTTACGTGTGTTCCTCTTCTCTAATAGCCTCATCGGTtccattttccctgtgcctcggGTGGTGTATTCCATGGCAGAGGATGGGCTCCTGTTCCGGAAACTCGCCTGTGTTCATCCTCGAACGCACACCCCTGTCCTAGCCACGGTGCTTTGTGGAACCATTGCAGGTAAGACAACCGGCCTTACCAATTTCACCAGCTTGGCTGTGTTCACTAGCTAATGCCTCACAGGTTTTACAGCAACCTTTTGTTCTCATCACTTTAGCATTTATGGCTTTCCTCGTTGAGCTCAGTGATCTGGTGGACCTTTCATCCATAGGGACCCTGCTCGCCTACTCCTTGGTGGCCTTCTCTGTTCTGGTCCTCAGGTGAGACTCCATCACATCTTGGCTGAGTGTTATGGGGCCATGAAGACAGCCAGATGCTTATCCTGTCACTTGTATGAATGGGGGTAGCTGGTAATATTTCTATGCTATCTCATTCATTTAGGTACCAACCAGACCAGAACTTAAGCTCTTGTAAGAAGGAGAAATCTGAGAGTGTAGCTGTTGAGCTGGAGCCTGGACTAGAACTTTCTTCATGCACGGAGCCTATTTCTCCAGAAGGGACTCCAGGGATTGCAAGGAGTCTCTGTATCCCCACGGATACCACCCCAACTCTGAGATCTGGCCGGATTGTCTATGGATGTGCTTCCCTGCTTGGTGACCGCTGGGACTTTACTCCTTGGGCATTTGGAAGCTGATAGCATGGGATGGATGTCATTAGCAGAGCAGGAGGCACAGTACACACAGGTTTGGTGGGATGTCGCCCAGTGTTCTGACAGACTTCTTCCCAACTTGACTTGCAGTCTTCCTTCTGATGCTCCTGTGCCTGATCCTGGCCCAGTGGTCCACACAGCTATTCTCTGGACACCCAGTTTTGATAGCTGTGGCTGCTTTACTGTTGCTTCTTACTGTCGGGGTAGTCATTGTCATCAGGAGACAGCCTCAGAGCACCACTCCTCTCCACTTCAAGGTAGGTGACTGAGTTCTCTAAGATAATCCACCCTAGGGAGGTGGTCACACCTGACTTAAGTTCTAAGCATGTTTTACTTTACCATGGAAGGAAGGGGCGGGGACTGATAAAACCACTGGACATGCTGAGCATGGTGGTCCTTGTCTTtagtctcagaactcaggagacagaagcagggatAAGTAATCTtccaatttgaggccagcttggtctacacagagtaTTTCAGGCCAgcaaaggctacatagtgagtgcctGTTTCACAACCCCCTTTCAATACACCAATGGGCAGAGCTCCCAGATAGTCCGGAGGCTCACATATTaaaggccagcatgagctgtaGCTACTTCTAGACTAGTAGTttagtgaaattctgtctcaaaataaaaataatacagataTGTTGTTGCTACATACCTATACTTTTAATACTAGGGAGATGGAGAGAACTCAGGAATTGAAGGCTATGCTCAGtttgaggaaacaaacaaaaatcccaaagtGCCTTCTCCCCCAAGTCTGggagatgtaactcagtggtacaATACTTGCTTAATATGCCTGAAACTCTGGGTGcaatccccagtactgaaaaGAAGTCAGAGGGAGGTGGGAACATAGTCAGATGGTGGAGTGATAGTTTAGAATGCATGAAGTCTTGGGTTTGATGCTAGCACCACATGAACCAAGAATAGTGgtgcatgtttataatcccagaacaGGGGAAGTGTAGGGGCTGGAGAACCAAAAGTTCAGGGACCTTTTTGAGACTAGGTCCAAAAAATAAGACATCTgctgctggatgtggtggtgtgtgcctttaatcctagcattcaagaggcagaggcaagcagatctctgagtttgaggccagcctggtctatagaatgggttgcaggacagccaggactactcagaaaccctgtctcaaaaaaagcaaaatcaatcaaataaagaaaagacatctaggggctggagagatggctcagtggttaagaacactggctgctcttccaaaggttctgagttcaatttccagcaaccatatggtggctcacaaccatctttaatgggatctgatgctctcttctggcatgcaggtgtacatgcagctagaacactaatatacataaaataaataaataaatcttaataaaatattttaaaaatggaaaaaaaaaaagacatctgctGCTGGGtatgtggcacatgccttcaatgtacctttaatccaagcactcaggaggcagagacaggcagatctctgagttcaagggcagcctggtttacaaagagagtttcaggacagctaggactgttatacagaaaaaccttgtctcaaccccctttcccccccccccaaaaaaaaaggcaCTAGGTTACAAGCCCCATCTTACTGTTTTGGTGCTCAGTATATGTCCCTTCTGGCATATCCCATGGGGTCTCCAGTATGAGCAGGAACTGAGAGCAGAGCCCAGGGAGGGGGCTGTGTCTTTCTCTCATGGGAAAGATTTCAGGTGTCTGGTGTGCACAGGGATTTACAGGCTGTGCCCACAGGTTCCAGCCCTGCCCGTGCTTCCTGCACTGAGTATCTTTGTGAATATCTACCTGATGATGCAAATGACTTCTGGGACCTGGATTCGCTTTGGAATCTGGATGGTGATTGGTGAGTAGCTTACTGGGGAAGAGATCCTTTGGCAACCGAGTCCAACAGTTTTCTAATTGCCTGTCTTTGAAAGGTTCTGAGGCCATGTGGAGAATTCCCCAGTGGGTACCTCACTGTCTCTATTCCGTTTTAGGATTTGCTATCTACTTTGGATATGGGATCCAGCATAGCTTGGAAGAGAAGAATGACCAACAGCCAACAGCCTCAAGCTCCCAGACTCTCCAGGAACATACTCCCAGGGTTGAGTTACCTTAACTGCAGAAACTGGATGCTTCCAGGACCCCATGgatgtcccttcccttcccttcccttcccttcccttcccttcccttttcccttctcctccctctccccttccccttccctttcttccttccttccgtgtgtgtgtgtgtgtgtgtgtgtgtgtgtgtgtgtgtgtgtgtgtgttggggaggcagtactgggaattgaacttagagtCTTGGTGCATCTGAGACAAATGCCccaccactgaactatctcctgTAGGTGTCTTTAGGTCAAGGAAAAGTTTGAATATTTGTGGGCTGGAGATGGTAGATGGGACTTATTTTTATAGCATTGTTATTTGTGAGCACGTTCCtaacttttttttgtgtgtgtactaAAATCAGTTCCATGATTTTGTATAtgttaggcaagtattctaccgatgagccacctccctagccccTTTAGTTATTTAATTGACAATAAAATTTAGATATTCACATATTGTAGAATAGCTAAATAAAACTGATTAATGTATCTATCTGCTTCTTTTTATGTTTGGGTAGGGTTAGTCTTGCATGGCCCAAGTCAGACTTGAACTTGAACTTGAGATCTTCTGAACATTCTTacttatggagagagagagagagagagagagagagagagagagagagagagagagaaagagagagagagagaacaatgtgCCAGAGtgtttgtggaggtcaaaggacaactttgtagattccttctccctttccaccTCAGTTCTTTAGGCTTTTGTGGCAACCACCTTACCCACGGAGGCATCTTGTTGGCCTCTATATCCCTCCCCCGCAATTCCCGAACAGTATCATGCACTCCTGACCCTTCTGTCACCAGTTCTCCAAGTGTTGGTATTACCGGTGTGGACAGTGCTCATTgttggtttttgttctgttttccaaGCCATTGGGTTTCTcaatgtagttctggctatccctGTAACTTACTGTATAGATAGatcatactggccttgaactcagagatctctccctgagtgctgggattaaaggcatgtgccaacctTGGCCTGTCACCATGCTCAGTTACTGTGGTGCTAAAAATCATGCCAGGGCTGTAAGCACGTTAAGGCAACCAATTTACCAACCGAGCTACATCCCTATGTTTATGTTTTgtgatgaaaacatttaaaaattttggagCATTTTCTAGATATATAGTAAGTACATTGTTCATCTGTGGCAATATGTATATGAACTTGGAGTATGTatattatgttaagtgaaataaatgaGGTTTGAACAAATATGGCTTTATTTTTCTGTGCGTGTATGTGGGTAGACCTGtgtcatgcatgcatgtggacaccagagaacaatttgtgggagtcagttctgtcctacCATGTGGGGCtttaaccttgaactcaggtcatcagacttagtAGTAGCAATTacctttatcagctgagccatcttgccatctcttttttttttttttttttttttttttttttttttaaatcaaaaatacaGTTTCattatgtatcctaggctggccacCAACTCAGGCAACTTTCCTGTATCAGCGTCTTGAGTGCTGATTGCCttgcatgccaccacacccagcttggtgGATTAATGCTCAATTCCTATTAAGATTCAGAGACTGGCCAGGTATGATGGCATATCCCTGAAACAAAGTTTTGgtagaaggatcacaagtttgaggtcagcttagcCTTCATGGTGATGTAGGGAGGTGGTGTAGGGAATACCAAACAAGTAAAACCAAAACATGTAGTggttggagagctggctctgctatTAAACTTGCTACTCTTGTACAgtacctgggttcgattcccagcattcTCATGGTAGTTCATCTGTCTGTtattccagttctaagggatccaacACTTCCTTCTCGCCTCTGCAGCCTCCTGAAAGCATGTGGTGCATGTACGTACAGtcaggtatacacacacaaaaccaaaaataacatgTAGAGACTGAGTGAACACAAAATTTACTATCGAAGCTTTATTGAAATGTGAACTTTTTTTCTGCAACGATGGGCATCAGAGCCAGAGACTTGCATCTTCCAAGTAACTGCTCTGTTCCTGAGCTGCACCCCTACCCTGTTTAGATATCAGAAAACAAATGTGATAGTCAAAGGGAAGCTGAGTGGGGTGTTGCATGGCTCTCATCTCAGAACAGTAGGCTAAGGCAGGATAATGCCAAGAGTCGAAGGCCAGCTTagactatgtagtgagacccaGTTACAAAAAGGGGTccgagagatagatggctcagttgaCAAGCATGAGatccagagttcagatccctggctgttctagaactcactacgtagaccaggctggccttaaactcacagaactcaagagatccacttttttttgcctcctaagtgctggattaAGCACATGGTCCAGCACACCTGGCCTTATGCTAGGTCATAACATCTCATTCTCATCTGAAACCAAGTCATActgcctgtcttagggttttgctgctgtgaacagacaccatgaccatggcaattcttataaggacaacatttaattggggctggcttataggttcaaaggttcagtccattatcatcaaggtgggaacatggcagcgtccagacagatgtggggctggaggagctgagagttccatctCTTATTCCAAAGGCAGCTACCAGAAGACTCACtcccaagcagctaggatgagggttttatagcccacacccacagtgatatacctactccaaaaggtccacaccttctaatagtgccactccctggcctgaatttatataaaccatcacactgcCTTTGTGCATGGCCTTGTATTTCTTGGTGTTCTGCATCATGGTCCTCACTTTCTTATTGCTAATCCCTCTGACTCTCCTCTCACtcattctcccttctttctcatcACATCTATTTCCTGCTTACAAAGCAATGGTAGGGAAGGGAGAGCCCACCTCCCTTGGTAAGGGGTTCTGGGTCACTTCTGATATTGGCATGGTGTATTCAGAAGTGGGCAGTAAGGAGCACAGTGTCTACACGGATATTTGCACATGAAGCCTAGTGTAGGAGGGAGGCTGCCCCTGAAACCAGAGTCTGACACTGTGAACATGTCTAGAAGCCTcacctggaactagctctatagaccaggctggcctagaatttatagagatccttctgcctctgcttcccgagtgctgggattaaaggtgtggatcACCACTCACTGGTGAGGATTCAAAATATTAAGATATCACCAAGGCATATGTAATCCAATAATGAAAAGGCCTTAGATAAGATTATTTCTAAGATAAACCAAACATACTCCTTACTTCAGTCCTAGATTCTGTATCCGTCACCAAGTTCCACAGGACATCTCTAAGGTAGTTGTGAGTAGTGGAATGCATCTGAGATTATTCGCCTTCCTGGCACTTGGCCTTGAGCTTTATGCTTTCTCAGGCTCCAGAAACTCTTCTTATCCCATGTCAAACTCAGTTTCTCTTAGTTCCACGCTCCTGCCCAAGATAATCCTCCTCTTATTCTAGGCATCTCATAAAAAAGCtttgttcctgcctctgtttcatATACCCTCCTAGAACTCTAGGAGTCCTGTGGGTCATCGTCCCCTCACCAAGGCAAACAAGTGCCTTCACCCCCCTGCCTCCTTGTGGAATGTTCACTGGCTCCATTAATTCACAAACAGTGCATCTGACTATCCAAGTCCAGCCCAAAGTtaccttttaaaactttattatttttaatggataaataatttttttttttgctctctgTATTACATTTGTAGGGAACACTGATgttttgatacatgtatataacaGGGACTGAGTGAGCCAAAGTAATGCCCATCACCTCCCTCACTTGTGTGCTGAAATATTTGATGTACTTTCTCATTTTGATGTTAGGAGTTCTGGTGACTCTCCTGACATCCTGTACTGGCTTTCCTTTGCATTTCCTTGCTGAGAAATAAGGTGGGATGCATTTCCATTTACTTATTTGCTACCTGGTGATCTCTGACATGTGTCACCCTCCTTTGGGAGAGTCTGTGTTGCATTTGAGGATTCCCCATGCCTCTGTGAGTCTGCAGACTGGTGCACACACAGTACCCTCCCACTTTGCTCCCTGCCCTCTTTTTCATCTACAGACCATACTTCTGATGAAGTCTAATGATCTTTTCTACACACTGTGGTGTGTGTACCAAAGAAAGCACTGTTTGACCCAAGATGGCAACAACCATCTCTATGATTTTTGAGCCTCTGTTAAACCTCACTGCACCCACAGGGGCTTTTCCTGGAATGGCTCATGAGCAGCAACATTAATGATGATAACCACAAGAACAAAAATAGGCATTACTTAGGGAGCTGTCTCTTAGGAGACTGTCTCAAGGAGTTTACGTTGACCATTTAATTTTCAATGTGATTATCCTTATCTATTAGAAATGTACaggacacacattttttttttttttaacaaatattgtctTGATTTATGGAGGTTTTAGCTTTTAGTTTTTCAACTTTATGAAGGCACAAAAGCTATCCACACAAGCACAGCCTTTTCAAATCACAATGGTGTAAATGTGTGTCCACACGCACCTACTGATTGTTCAGCTTTATGATGGTGTGAGAGGGCATCTGCGGAACTATTGATTTTTCAACTTTGTAATGGTATGAAAGCGTGTCCAATATGACTACTGATCTCAGCTTTGAAAAGCAGACCCAGCACATGACCACTGACTTTGTCAACAGTGAAAGCACACTCAACACAGCACCAATTCTCAGCCTCACAACAGCACAAAAATATAGTAAgtataactgatttttttttactttatgacaGTGTAAAAGCACTTCCATACTGCCACTGATTTTTCAACTCTACAATGGTATGAAAGCGTGTCCAATATGACTACTGATCTCAGCTTTGAAAAGCAGACCCAGCACATGACCACTGACTTTGTCAACAGTGAAAGCACACTCAACACAGCACCAATTCTCAGCCTCACAACAGCACAAAAATATAGTAAgtataactgattttttttttactttatgacaGTGTAAAAGCACTTCCATACTGCCACTGATTTTTCAACTCTACAATGGCATGAAAATAGGTTCAATACAACTACTTATTTTCAACTCTGAAAAGTTCTGATTTTTAAACTTCAAGATGGTGTGACAATGGACCTAGTATAATCATAGAATCAGACTCTTCCGTATCACAATGATGCTAATGGGTACTTGATACAACCATTGATTTTCACTtttgaaacaatattttttctcctcctcctcttcctcttcctcctcctcctcttcctccttctcttcctcgtcttcctcttcctccttctcctcctcctcctctttctccttctcttcctcttcctcttcctcttcttcttcttcttcttcctcctcctcctcctcctcctcctcctcctcctcctcctcctcctcctcctcctcctcttcttttgagTCGGGGTTATGCTATGTAGGCTAGTCTGGAATCTGGTATgttgctcaggctagccttgaactctcactCTTTTTATCTCAGCCTCTCGAGATcataggcatgtgctaccattaGTCAAGAAATTATGTGAGACACTCAGCATTTTATTACTGAATAGCTTTGTGTTGGATTTTGCCCAGGCTAAAGGGTGTGTTCTCAGTACATTTGAGGAAGGCTGGGTTAAAACTGTGGTGCTTGGTTGGTGAGGTGTCTTAAGTGCATTTTCAATTGCTTTTCTTCAGCGTACGATGAGTTTTTTCAGGGGTAGTGAGCAGCTGGTGAATGTCTCACAAAGAGCAAAGAGGTGGGACAGTGATGCTAGCTGAATGGTATATTGCCAAGGCTTAAGGCTTTCCCAAGAGTATCACATGAGCAGAGTTGCTTCCCCAGAATGAACCTGAAGTGTAATAAATGGTGGAATGGTATTGGTGGGCTTTTATGACTTTATTCAACCAACTTATTCAGTAAAAACGCCAGTAGAGAAGGATATGATCATTAAGAAAAGTGATGTTGATACTTTCCCAAATTCACCTCTGGAAAATGACCATGGAAGGCTGGCTTAAGATAAGTTACTCACCAAAGAAAGAACGGATGTATGCCAGAGGCCTTGGTAAGCTTTTTGTAGTCAATGCTTTCAATGTCTGTGAGTCTTTGGAAGTTCTCTGGGATGGCTTATGTTATTGTAAACCTTCTCACACTCCTTACACCGTTTTGCCAATGTGAATTTTCTTATGCTGTCTAAGCTGGTGGCCATGACTAAAAGGCCTTATCATATTCCTTACATTCATGGGTTTTCTCTCCTGTGTTAATTCTCTCATGTTTAAGAAGGCTTGATCTGTATATGAAGGTCTTCCCGAATTCCTTACATTTCAAAgggtccccccctcccccgtgtgAATTCtctcaagctgggtgtggtgatagcCACAACTAAAGCCCTTCTCACATTCTGCACGTTTATAGCGTTTCTCCCCTGAATGCTCTCTCTTGTGTTTAACCAGGCTTGACACCCATTGAAAGGCCCTCCCACATTCcctacattcatgaggcttcttcCCAGTGTGAATCATCTGATGCTGAGTGAGGCAGTTACTCTTGGCACTCAAAGGCTTTCTGACCTGTGTAGATTCTCTTATTCTGACTGAGGTGGGAACTACAAATAAAGGCCTTCCCACAGActttacattcatagggcttatCATCACTATGGATTCTCTTGTGTTGCAGAAGTTTATAGAGATGGCTAAAAGTCTTCCCACGATCACTACActcagagtctctctctccctAGTCAGAAGTTGCTGATGCAGATTGAGTTCATCACCTTGTCTAAAGGGTTCCCCAAAGTCTTTACATAAGTATGGTTTTTCGccaatgtgaattttttttatgaattacAAAGCTCGAACTCCAGCAGAAAGCCTTCCCACAATTGTTACATTCATGACGTTTCTCCCTGGTGTGAATTTTGAGTAAGCTGATTATGCCAGCTGAAGGCTTTCTTACAACctttacattcatagggcttcttACCAGTGTCAGTTTTTTGATGCCCACTAAGCTGATACCCATGACTAAAGGCCTTCCCGTAGACCTGACATGAGAAGAGGCTCTTCTTTTGAGTTCTCACAAATGGTataggtgtgtttcctgtattgGTGGGTGCTTTTCTAGCCCTGTCTGTTAAGTCAttgacatcttttttttctccagagcCCTGTGGTTGTTCAGACTCACCCTCATTAATTCTGTCAGGGTGAAAAGACACAGTTTTGTCACTTGTCAACTTCTCTCAAAAGCTCAGTCCAtaaatgtttcttcttcttcttcttcttcttcttcttcttcttcttcttcttcttcttcttcttcttcttcttcttcttcttcttcttcttcttcttcttcttcttcttttgtgtgtgtgtgttaaaggcaaatatttaattgggcctggcttgcaCTTTCAAATGtctagtccattgccatcatagcaagaagaatgtcagcatgccgGCAGCAGTgaactggagaaggagctgagagttctgcatcttcatgtgaAGGCAtctaggaagagactgtcttccagccaagtggtaggagtgtctgttttgtactggcctgagctccaaagaccaccaccatagtaattcaattccttcaaaaaggtaacatctcccacaagggACATCTCTTAATATTcccacttcttagggtcaaacaaatttataaatatttgtagcttcagttctatggacttctgatgttttgaaaaccaactatccatgtaaggtaacctggactgttgtctgttcactcctctcagctatttctaaataaaatatgggaaacaccctaacaataaactcaaaaatatgaatttgctatagtcccttaactcataggttaagcgtcccaaatcagttaaaaaggttaaaaaagggttgggtctaggccttgtattcctaaatgtgttatacaggcacaatgcccatgagcgtatcaatattcatctcatttttatattaataagaggcttgtaccaatgaaaaccttaaatttgagatcaaagtaaattttgtaccatttaagaaattataacttcatcttgataataattatacagatttctaccaataggttatggctatgcaataagtcctagctaatcccccctgttccaacaaaaccactacttgtccctagaaagacagaccattattaaccacattagtctccaagctcagggaatagggtcgctgactcttctttaacttcttcatgctgattaagggcgttgagattttagaagaggggttggggggaagagtaagttgataagcctctaatgctgtgtcttcactgaatccagatggaattccaggacatcagaggtttgggcaggtctgctcagtatgcttgatgagtagatacaccaaggctgtgtattctgcaatatacaattctcagaacaagttttagtatcaagaaaaaaaaaaatttcccacccccagggggctgacattttttttttaaaagatgttggttctgaagacttttttccctcccgcttgttaaaattggttgtagtatttacatttcagattttatcctcttagcctacttcctcccaccacccagaaacctcctatcccatccccctcctcatgcttctatgaggcagtgactgcacctaccccccctcactatcctctccccaccctcacatcattccccccccccactgtgtgttcatttttttttttttttaatgggaccaagaaactcctctcccacctatgttcgacaaggccatcctcccctacatatacctctggagtcttgggtccctccctatgtgtccatgtttt
This genomic stretch from Arvicanthis niloticus isolate mArvNil1 chromosome 30, mArvNil1.pat.X, whole genome shotgun sequence harbors:
- the LOC143440661 gene encoding cationic amino acid transporter 3-like — translated: MLWQNLHRFGQKLVRRRPLAANEQSESSLSRCLTTLDLVSLGVGSTLGAGVYVLAGEVAREKAGPSIIICFLIAALSSVMSGLCYAEFGARVPCSGSAYLYSYVTVGQLLAFITGWNLILNYVIGAASVARAWSAAFDGLIGNHISQTMQTTFPIQVPSFLAKYPDFFALGLVIVLTGILALGARESALLTRVFTGVNLLVLCFVSLSGLINGKLHNWQLTEDDYKLALSGSNSTDSLGPLGSGGFMPFGLTGILRGTATCFFAFIGFDCIASTGEEARCPQRSIPLGIVTSLFICFLMYFGVSAALTLMMPYYQININSPLPQAFIHVGWDPARYAVAVGTLCALSSSLIGSIFPVPRVVYSMAEDGLLFRKLACVHPRTHTPVLATVLCGTIAAFMAFLVELSDLVDLSSIGTLLAYSLVAFSVLVLRYQPDQNLSSCKKEKSESVAVELEPGLELSSCTEPISPEGTPGIARSLCIPTDTTPTLRSGRIVYGCASLLVFLLMLLCLILAQWSTQLFSGHPVLIAVAALLLLLTVGVVIVIRRQPQSTTPLHFKVPALPVLPALSIFVNIYLMMQMTSGTWIRFGIWMVIGFAIYFGYGIQHSLEEKNDQQPTASSSQTLQEHTPRVELP